The following proteins are encoded in a genomic region of Nitrospira sp.:
- a CDS encoding helix-turn-helix domain-containing protein codes for MTKQVGCPTEITLDIIAGRWKVMVIFWLLQEKRRFNRLQRDLSGITHRTLAKQLKEMEADGLVEREDFREIPPHVEYRLTPLGRSLEPVLAAMHEWAIQHGAEIRRSTNESESVGK; via the coding sequence ATGACCAAACAGGTCGGTTGCCCGACGGAAATCACGCTCGACATCATCGCGGGCCGTTGGAAAGTGATGGTCATTTTCTGGCTGCTCCAAGAAAAACGGCGGTTCAATCGACTCCAACGTGACTTGTCCGGAATCACGCATCGGACGCTTGCCAAGCAACTCAAGGAGATGGAAGCCGACGGTTTGGTGGAGCGAGAAGACTTCCGTGAGATACCTCCCCACGTCGAGTATCGGCTGACGCCGCTCGGGCGGTCACTGGAGCCGGTGTTGGCGGCTATGCACGAATGGGCGATACAGCACGGCGCTGAGATTCGTCGTTCGACGAACGAGAGCGAAAGCGTCGGGAAGTGA
- a CDS encoding type II toxin-antitoxin system RelE/ParE family toxin translates to MTYRLIYTHRAIKDIDALDAAVKQRIGKTLRRFEQNPLAHAESLKQSELGSYRFRFGDYRAVFDLKDQEIVVLRVGHRRGIYKD, encoded by the coding sequence GTGACATACCGGCTTATTTATACCCACCGAGCCATCAAGGATATCGATGCGCTTGATGCGGCGGTGAAACAGCGCATCGGAAAAACGCTGCGACGGTTCGAACAGAATCCTCTCGCCCACGCCGAATCGCTCAAACAATCGGAATTGGGCTCCTATCGGTTTCGGTTTGGAGATTACCGTGCGGTCTTTGATCTCAAAGACCAAGAGATTGTCGTCTTGCGAGTTGGGCACCGGCGAGGAATCTACAAAGACTGA
- a CDS encoding DUF433 domain-containing protein, translating to MSHAVKTEHCYVHKDLGVCGGEPVIAGTRIPVRLIYQRTQNGDNVETIRQAYPNLTPAQVHDALSYAYDHLAEIEQEIQREAKAYQQGKTLPSR from the coding sequence ATGTCCCACGCAGTGAAGACTGAACATTGTTATGTCCACAAAGATCTCGGAGTTTGTGGGGGCGAACCTGTCATTGCAGGCACCCGCATTCCAGTCCGTCTTATTTATCAGCGGACGCAGAATGGAGATAATGTGGAGACCATCCGGCAAGCCTATCCGAACCTCACCCCTGCGCAGGTCCACGATGCGCTCAGCTATGCCTATGATCATCTTGCGGAAATCGAACAGGAGATTCAGCGAGAGGCCAAGGCGTACCAGCAAGGAAAGACGCTGCCATCCCGCTGA
- a CDS encoding hemerythrin domain-containing protein — MREGKPELESIARLLTEDHRRLEQLLDRADLQGGKIDSVPYEAFRAGLLRHIGMEEKILFPAIQRAQQGQAGSVLVPPLDSLLARLRLEHGALATLLMPSPTPAILATIRGILQRHDEIEESPDGPYAGGDNLLGKEAAQILAALRAAPTVNVMPHSDTPAVTTTLHRVLARAGYKLSEVRWETDREEARSPEP, encoded by the coding sequence ATGAGGGAGGGTAAGCCCGAATTGGAGTCAATAGCAAGGCTTTTGACCGAGGATCACCGGCGTCTGGAGCAACTGCTCGATCGGGCCGACCTGCAAGGAGGAAAGATCGACTCGGTCCCATACGAGGCATTCCGTGCAGGACTGTTGCGCCATATCGGGATGGAAGAAAAAATTCTCTTTCCTGCGATCCAACGGGCACAGCAGGGACAAGCCGGTTCCGTGCTCGTGCCGCCCCTCGACTCCTTGCTCGCGCGATTGCGGTTGGAGCACGGCGCCCTGGCGACGCTGCTGATGCCCTCGCCGACGCCGGCGATCCTAGCCACGATCCGCGGTATTCTCCAGCGCCATGACGAAATCGAAGAATCACCCGATGGACCCTACGCGGGTGGGGACAACCTATTGGGCAAGGAAGCTGCCCAAATTCTTGCCGCCCTCCGTGCCGCCCCGACTGTCAACGTGATGCCCCATTCCGATACTCCCGCTGTGACGACGACTCTGCATCGTGTTCTGGCTAGAGCCGGGTATAAGCTCAGTGAGGTGAGGTGGGAAACGGATCGCGAGGAGGCGCGATCGCCCGAACCGTAA
- a CDS encoding universal stress protein — MEAEQSLLKRILFATDFSSCAHHAEGYVTFLAKAYEATVTILHVLEIYEGAYVTTVQDPSETHERLDDIVRRLAQPAGRVKCQQRAGIPDTIISETAQEVSADLIVLGTHGRTGLRHVLLGSTAERVLTMAPCPVLTIRKPEKVEGQGATKPIHFKQIAVPIDFSDCSLDAVEYGVQIAKNFDASLTLLHSLEPLSYGIDLTFGHTAEQNRQQIATRLKLVADEVQSQGVSARTVIRGGLPSDSILDFIDSSDCDLVVMGTHGRRGISHLMKGSVVEAVLRRASCPVLAAKYFTLPRTGRLSVAAS, encoded by the coding sequence ATGGAAGCTGAACAGTCCTTGCTCAAGCGAATCCTCTTCGCGACCGACTTTTCCTCGTGCGCACATCATGCCGAAGGATATGTGACGTTTCTCGCCAAGGCCTATGAGGCCACAGTGACGATCCTGCACGTGCTGGAAATCTACGAGGGCGCGTATGTCACGACCGTCCAGGATCCGAGCGAGACACACGAGCGATTGGACGATATCGTTCGACGACTGGCGCAACCAGCGGGTCGCGTGAAGTGTCAGCAGCGGGCCGGTATTCCGGATACAATCATTTCCGAAACGGCTCAGGAGGTCAGTGCCGACCTGATTGTGCTGGGTACTCATGGAAGAACCGGACTTCGACATGTTCTCCTGGGCAGTACGGCGGAACGAGTCCTGACCATGGCTCCCTGTCCCGTGTTGACGATCAGAAAACCTGAGAAGGTGGAGGGGCAGGGCGCAACGAAACCGATTCACTTCAAGCAGATCGCCGTCCCGATTGATTTCTCCGACTGTTCGCTGGATGCCGTGGAATACGGCGTTCAGATTGCCAAGAATTTTGACGCGTCCCTGACGCTCTTGCATAGCTTGGAACCGCTCTCCTACGGGATCGATTTGACGTTCGGTCACACAGCGGAACAGAATCGGCAACAGATTGCCACCCGGCTCAAGCTCGTGGCGGACGAGGTTCAGTCGCAGGGGGTCTCGGCGCGCACGGTGATTCGTGGGGGCCTACCGTCCGATTCCATTCTCGACTTCATCGACAGCTCAGACTGCGACCTCGTTGTCATGGGAACGCACGGCCGTCGCGGGATCTCTCATCTCATGAAGGGCAGCGTGGTGGAAGCCGTGTTGCGCCGGGCCTCCTGTCCGGTTCTTGCAGCAAAGTATTTCACGCTGCCTCGCACCGGCCGGCTTTCGGTGGCGGCGTCATAG
- a CDS encoding pirin family protein, with protein MKKIAQVMRANGRHWVGDGFPVRSLFFYGSDAQAISPFLLFDYAGPHTFDPANSPRGVGEHPHRGFETVTIVYDGEVSHRDSTGAGGTIGPGDVQWMTAAGGIIHEEFHSQAFTKTGGPFRMVQLWVNLPAKDKMTSPGYQSITDADIPVVDLDQGVGRVRVIAGKFADTGGPARTFSPVNVWDVRLNREADITLDMPEGHTAMIAALSGHVTVNGSEQAGEAEVIRFEREGSQVKIHADGDSTLLVLTGEPIQEPVVGQGPFVMNSEAEIRQAIDDFNRGRFGQVAH; from the coding sequence ATGAAGAAGATCGCACAGGTCATGCGTGCCAATGGCCGCCACTGGGTCGGCGACGGTTTCCCTGTCCGCTCGCTCTTCTTCTACGGCAGCGATGCGCAGGCTATCAGCCCGTTTCTACTCTTTGATTATGCCGGACCCCACACCTTTGACCCGGCAAACAGCCCGCGCGGTGTCGGGGAGCACCCCCATCGCGGCTTTGAGACCGTCACCATTGTGTACGACGGCGAGGTGTCACATCGTGACTCGACAGGTGCAGGTGGCACGATCGGCCCTGGCGACGTGCAGTGGATGACGGCTGCAGGCGGCATCATTCATGAGGAGTTTCATTCCCAGGCCTTCACCAAGACCGGTGGTCCATTCCGGATGGTCCAGTTGTGGGTGAACTTGCCGGCAAAGGACAAAATGACGTCACCCGGGTATCAGTCGATTACCGACGCCGACATTCCGGTTGTCGATCTCGACCAGGGCGTTGGTCGAGTGCGTGTCATCGCGGGCAAGTTCGCAGATACAGGCGGCCCGGCGCGTACATTCAGCCCAGTGAATGTCTGGGATGTGCGGCTCAACCGAGAGGCCGACATCACCCTCGACATGCCTGAGGGCCATACTGCGATGATTGCAGCGCTGTCCGGCCATGTGACGGTCAATGGCAGCGAACAGGCCGGGGAGGCGGAGGTCATCCGCTTCGAGCGTGAGGGTTCCCAGGTCAAGATTCATGCCGATGGCGACAGCACATTGCTGGTGTTGACGGGAGAACCGATCCAAGAGCCAGTTGTCGGCCAGGGTCCCTTCGTCATGAACAGCGAGGCGGAAATCCGCCAAGCGATCGACGACTTTAACCGCGGCCGTTTCGGACAGGTCGCTCACTGA
- a CDS encoding helix-turn-helix domain-containing protein, translating into MTKQVGCPTEITLDIIAGRWKVMVIFWLLQEKRRFNRLQRDLSGITHRTLAKQLKEMEADGLVEREDFREIPPHVEYRLTPLGRSLEPVLAAMHEWAIQHGAEVRRSTNEI; encoded by the coding sequence ATGACCAAACAGGTCGGTTGCCCGACGGAAATCACGCTCGACATCATCGCGGGCCGTTGGAAAGTGATGGTCATTTTCTGGCTGCTCCAAGAAAAACGGCGGTTCAATCGACTCCAACGTGACTTGTCCGGAATCACGCATCGGACGCTTGCCAAGCAACTCAAGGAGATGGAAGCCGACGGTTTGGTGGAGCGAGAAGACTTCCGTGAGATACCTCCCCACGTCGAGTATCGGCTGACGCCGCTCGGGCGGTCACTGGAGCCGGTGTTGGCGGCTATGCACGAATGGGCGATACAGCACGGCGCTGAGGTACGGCGTTCGACGAATGAGATATAA
- a CDS encoding HEAT repeat domain-containing protein, whose amino-acid sequence MAISYAELKTMLDVDEPDYMALVEKAAGAMQHLRKLAESPDVSLASKAVSLAGMMGEADSIGIIGNASKSRAVLIRVAAAHAATMLPDSPQTARVVSKLLDDRDVGVVKLAALAATRLSDPRMATKAKRASKRMEAAVRAMTVQKVRRERNTAMTNQAGMKTRGSTTRAQATHKGSTKASGQMPTGAMTQPPKGTKARGMPTGKMK is encoded by the coding sequence ATGGCGATCAGCTATGCAGAACTGAAGACAATGCTGGATGTTGACGAGCCGGACTATATGGCACTCGTCGAGAAGGCTGCAGGTGCCATGCAGCATCTACGCAAACTTGCTGAGTCCCCGGATGTGTCGCTGGCATCCAAGGCGGTATCACTCGCTGGCATGATGGGCGAGGCCGACAGCATCGGTATCATTGGTAATGCCTCGAAATCACGCGCGGTGCTGATTCGTGTTGCCGCAGCGCATGCCGCAACCATGCTACCTGACAGCCCTCAGACCGCGCGCGTGGTGAGCAAGCTTTTGGACGATAGGGACGTCGGCGTTGTCAAGCTCGCGGCCCTGGCGGCAACACGGTTGTCCGATCCTAGGATGGCGACGAAGGCAAAGCGAGCCAGCAAGCGTATGGAGGCGGCTGTGCGCGCAATGACTGTGCAAAAAGTCCGGCGCGAAAGGAATACGGCCATGACCAACCAAGCGGGCATGAAGACGCGTGGCTCGACAACCCGAGCCCAGGCGACCCACAAAGGCAGTACCAAGGCCAGCGGGCAAATGCCCACCGGCGCCATGACCCAGCCGCCGAAAGGAACGAAGGCACGGGGCATGCCGACTGGGAAAATGAAGTAA
- a CDS encoding GIY-YIG nuclease family protein has product MPSATIKLFLPRGDAKSLRTAEISNWTGKAIAAPRTELDDLLQREELDRTGVYILSGNDPLSGLPRAYIGEAEVIRERLKQHKTKEFWVSAIVFVSKDDNLTKAHVRYIEGRLLTEATRVGRCTLEQNQAGGAKLPESDRVDMDVFLSHIRQLLPVLGSDLLIPIAQPSAKQQPGGILFCRMKGAEGRGRRTPDGFVVLRGSTAVMEQRNSAKKYPYLLTLRNQLIGSGTLVPKDGFYEFTKDTEFSSPSAAAAVIEGGSANGLIEWRTEDGKVLKELDEQV; this is encoded by the coding sequence ATGCCATCAGCCACGATTAAACTTTTCTTACCCAGAGGAGACGCTAAGAGTCTACGAACGGCAGAAATTTCCAATTGGACCGGGAAGGCGATAGCCGCACCGCGTACAGAACTTGACGACCTGCTTCAGCGTGAAGAGCTCGATAGAACTGGTGTCTATATCCTTTCAGGCAATGACCCCTTGTCTGGCTTACCTCGAGCATATATCGGCGAGGCCGAGGTTATACGGGAGCGACTCAAACAGCATAAAACCAAGGAGTTCTGGGTTTCTGCCATAGTGTTTGTGAGCAAAGACGACAATCTCACCAAGGCTCATGTGCGGTACATTGAAGGCAGGCTGCTCACAGAAGCCACACGAGTCGGAAGATGCACACTCGAGCAGAACCAAGCCGGCGGAGCGAAGCTTCCAGAATCCGACCGCGTAGATATGGACGTCTTCCTTTCGCACATTCGTCAACTTTTGCCAGTTCTAGGCTCCGATCTTCTGATCCCTATTGCGCAGCCGTCTGCCAAGCAGCAACCTGGAGGAATCCTTTTCTGCCGCATGAAGGGTGCAGAGGGGCGCGGTCGCCGCACGCCGGATGGCTTTGTCGTACTTCGAGGTTCTACTGCTGTCATGGAGCAACGCAACTCCGCGAAAAAGTATCCGTATCTGCTTACACTCCGTAATCAGTTGATCGGAAGCGGCACACTTGTTCCTAAGGATGGTTTTTATGAGTTTACTAAAGATACAGAGTTTTCCAGTCCCAGCGCGGCCGCAGCAGTGATTGAGGGCGGCAGCGCTAACGGACTAATTGAGTGGAGGACTGAAGATGGCAAAGTCCTCAAAGAACTGGACGAACAGGTTTAA
- the ltrA gene encoding group II intron reverse transcriptase/maturase, with product MAEHQLQLAFMVGTTGEAPRPGQSRAESPNAGHGTERPLCTERVMEEMVHEENVTRALRQVRRNHGSPGVDGMTVAALGDYLSRHWGTIKQALLEGRYRPKPVKRVEIPKPDGGVRTLGIPTVVDRFVQQLVLQVLQRKWDPTFSEHSYGFRPGRSAQQAVAQAQQYIAEGYGTVVDIDLEKFFDRVHHDRLMSRIATRVADKRVLILIRAYLNAGVMEHGLVSPTEEGTPQGGPLSPLLSNIVLDALDRELEQRGHRFVRYADDANIYVKSKRAGPRVMESLTTFIEQRLKLTVNRVKSAVAQPKERPFLGFSFTSGPEIKRRIAPHALVRFKKRVRTLTNRNRGRSLEQVVEHLASYLNGWGGYFGFCQTRSVLQNLDSWIRRRLRCVLWKQWKTPRRRIAELNRRGAHGNEAVSTAMSSHGPWRLSHSRAAQVALPTTYFNALGLPRLDAMVCR from the coding sequence ATGGCAGAACACCAACTTCAGTTGGCCTTCATGGTTGGGACAACGGGTGAAGCCCCACGGCCCGGCCAGTCAAGGGCTGAATCACCGAACGCGGGACACGGAACCGAACGTCCGTTGTGTACTGAGCGTGTGATGGAGGAGATGGTCCATGAGGAGAATGTGACGCGGGCCTTAAGGCAGGTCCGACGAAACCACGGCAGTCCGGGAGTTGACGGGATGACCGTGGCCGCCCTGGGAGATTATCTTTCCAGGCACTGGGGGACGATCAAGCAGGCCCTTCTGGAGGGCCGCTACCGACCGAAACCGGTGAAACGGGTCGAGATTCCCAAACCGGATGGAGGGGTGAGAACGCTGGGCATCCCCACGGTCGTGGATCGCTTTGTCCAGCAATTGGTCTTGCAGGTCCTGCAACGGAAGTGGGATCCAACGTTTTCCGAGCACAGCTACGGGTTCAGGCCGGGACGGTCGGCGCAGCAGGCGGTCGCTCAAGCGCAGCAGTATATTGCGGAGGGATACGGCACGGTCGTGGACATCGACCTGGAGAAATTCTTTGACCGGGTCCACCACGATCGATTGATGAGCCGAATCGCCACGCGGGTGGCCGACAAGCGGGTGTTGATACTGATCCGGGCCTATCTCAACGCGGGTGTCATGGAACACGGGCTCGTCAGTCCCACGGAGGAGGGGACCCCGCAAGGGGGGCCGCTCTCTCCGTTGCTGAGCAATATTGTGCTGGATGCTCTGGATCGGGAGCTGGAGCAGCGTGGCCATCGCTTTGTCAGATACGCCGATGACGCGAATATCTACGTCAAAAGCAAGCGAGCGGGGCCGCGTGTGATGGAGAGTCTCACCACCTTCATCGAACAGCGACTCAAGCTCACCGTGAACCGGGTGAAGAGCGCGGTTGCTCAGCCCAAGGAGCGGCCATTTCTGGGATTCAGCTTCACGAGTGGACCGGAGATCAAGCGGAGGATCGCGCCTCACGCGCTGGTTCGCTTCAAGAAGCGGGTTCGGACATTGACGAATCGGAACCGAGGGCGGAGTTTGGAGCAGGTGGTGGAGCACCTCGCGTCCTATCTGAACGGATGGGGCGGGTACTTTGGGTTCTGCCAGACACGCTCCGTCCTTCAAAACCTCGACTCATGGATCAGACGGCGGTTGCGGTGTGTGCTCTGGAAACAGTGGAAAACCCCACGTCGCCGGATCGCAGAATTGAACCGTCGAGGAGCCCACGGCAACGAAGCCGTGTCGACGGCGATGAGCAGTCATGGCCCTTGGCGACTCAGCCACAGCAGAGCCGCCCAAGTCGCGTTGCCCACGACGTACTTCAACGCACTTGGTCTGCCTCGATTGGACGCAATGGTATGCAGATAA